A genomic region of Mycolicibacterium poriferae contains the following coding sequences:
- a CDS encoding SRPBCC family protein, whose product MSDNTKVTVERTISAPVDAVFDVLSNPENHHKLDGSGFVRSVDHADRIQHVGEVFTMNMQGDHMGGEYKTDNHVTGCVKDKLLAWKTAPAGTEPPGWEWLWELESQGPGETLVRHTYDWSQVTDKKLLEKVRFPLVTEEQLNDTLSRLAAEVSS is encoded by the coding sequence ATGAGCGACAACACCAAGGTCACCGTGGAACGAACCATCTCCGCACCCGTCGATGCGGTCTTTGACGTCCTGTCCAACCCCGAGAACCACCACAAGCTCGATGGATCGGGTTTCGTCCGCTCCGTCGACCACGCTGATCGGATTCAGCATGTCGGCGAGGTGTTCACGATGAACATGCAGGGCGATCACATGGGCGGGGAGTACAAGACCGACAACCATGTGACGGGGTGCGTCAAGGACAAGCTGCTGGCCTGGAAGACCGCACCCGCTGGGACCGAACCGCCCGGGTGGGAGTGGCTGTGGGAGCTGGAATCCCAGGGGCCCGGCGAGACGCTGGTCCGCCACACTTACGACTGGTCGCAGGTCACTGACAAGAAGCTGCTGGAAAAGGTGCGGTTTCCGCTGGTGACCGAGGAGCAACTCAACGACACGCTCTCACGCCTGGCCGCCGAGGTTTCGTCCTGA
- a CDS encoding helix-turn-helix transcriptional regulator, with protein MRADRLVAVLLLLQQREQVTASEVARELEVSERTARRDLEALSGAGVPVYAMPGRGGGWRLLGGARTDLSGLTAGEARALFLVAGPASTATPSVKAALRKLRRALPEPFREQAEAAATSIVVDPRQWGSSQPESPSPRFLDELQEAVIRGVQLRLGYVDLKGSQTQRTVHPLGIVAKRPAWYLVANTEAGRRTFRIDRVSSVELTGDAVDRPEGFDLAEIWREIADEVDRRRTPLEAQALCAAGGLGLLRRVFGRRLDVGGSTPDGRIEIVIRGRDEHTLAGELAWLTDWLDVTGPQAVRDHLAAIGAALVARYS; from the coding sequence ATGCGGGCAGACCGGCTAGTCGCCGTCCTTCTCCTTCTGCAACAACGTGAGCAGGTCACAGCATCAGAGGTCGCCCGGGAATTGGAAGTGTCCGAGCGCACCGCCCGGCGCGACCTCGAAGCGTTGAGCGGCGCCGGGGTGCCCGTGTACGCCATGCCGGGTCGAGGTGGCGGATGGCGTCTGCTGGGCGGCGCCCGCACCGACCTGTCCGGACTGACCGCCGGCGAGGCCCGCGCGCTGTTTCTGGTGGCCGGGCCCGCCTCAACGGCGACCCCGAGCGTGAAAGCCGCTCTGCGCAAGCTTCGCCGCGCACTGCCCGAGCCGTTCCGGGAGCAGGCAGAGGCGGCAGCGACATCGATCGTGGTGGACCCACGCCAGTGGGGATCCAGCCAGCCTGAGTCCCCGTCGCCCCGGTTCCTCGACGAACTTCAAGAGGCGGTGATCCGCGGAGTCCAACTGCGGCTCGGCTACGTCGATCTCAAGGGCTCGCAAACCCAGCGAACCGTGCACCCGCTGGGCATCGTCGCCAAACGGCCGGCGTGGTACTTGGTTGCCAATACCGAGGCGGGTCGACGAACCTTCCGCATCGACCGTGTCTCGTCGGTCGAGCTGACCGGAGACGCCGTTGACCGACCCGAGGGATTCGACCTTGCCGAAATCTGGCGTGAGATCGCCGATGAGGTCGATCGCCGGCGCACGCCCCTCGAGGCCCAGGCCCTATGTGCCGCCGGTGGACTCGGCCTGCTCCGGAGGGTGTTCGGGCGCCGACTCGACGTTGGCGGCTCAACGCCGGACGGCCGGATCGAGATCGTGATCCGCGGCCGCGACGAGCACACCCTCGCAGGCGAACTCGCCTGGCTCACCGACTGGCTCGACGTCACCGGCCCGCAGGCTGTCCGCGACCATCTCGCCGCCATCGGGGCTGCGTTGGTGGCGCGGTACAGCTGA
- a CDS encoding TIGR03086 family metal-binding protein, with translation MNTATSPADHNLTDPRPILDRVLAVGAFVIAGVRPEQLTNPTPCTGMDVRALLAHLIGALDRIATLGNGGDPLSVTEAPVDDDRWSHAWLRAGRRAAAAWSDDAVLGQPMALPWIEGSGAEVLASYFSEVTVHTWDLATATGQRPDWDDAVVAAALEGARRILPAENRRALYEQISAARGFDEVAVPFAEAVPIAGDAPAIDRLVAWCGRDPGRGSRAI, from the coding sequence ATGAACACAGCGACCAGTCCCGCCGACCACAACCTGACCGATCCCCGGCCGATTCTCGACCGCGTCCTGGCCGTCGGCGCCTTCGTCATTGCCGGCGTACGGCCGGAGCAACTCACGAATCCCACGCCATGCACGGGCATGGATGTGCGGGCTCTGCTGGCTCATCTCATCGGCGCACTCGACCGCATTGCGACGCTCGGCAACGGCGGAGATCCCCTCTCAGTCACCGAAGCGCCGGTCGATGATGATCGCTGGTCGCATGCTTGGCTTCGGGCAGGCAGACGAGCCGCCGCCGCCTGGAGCGACGACGCGGTGCTCGGACAGCCCATGGCGCTGCCGTGGATCGAAGGCAGCGGCGCCGAGGTGCTCGCGTCCTACTTCTCGGAGGTGACTGTCCACACTTGGGACCTCGCGACCGCGACCGGCCAACGCCCCGACTGGGACGATGCCGTCGTCGCCGCGGCATTGGAAGGTGCACGCCGGATTCTTCCGGCAGAGAATCGCCGAGCTCTCTACGAGCAGATTTCGGCCGCCAGGGGGTTCGACGAGGTCGCTGTCCCGTTCGCCGAGGCAGTCCCGATCGCCGGCGACGCTCCCGCGATCGACCGCCTCGTCGCCTGGTGTGGCCGAGACCCCGGACGGGGTTCTCGCGCGATCTAG
- a CDS encoding LGFP repeat-containing protein, protein MRTKNWSPAVAGLATIALITVGCSNDRSVDASMPPQIGLIATSEVPAPPPEVKLIGERDVEVTLTGPIAAKYSTATEAQRRALGKPLTGSHNAGTRESGVVFQQFQGGVIVAKNYQPGTPAYITWGKIREAWNVERDPDGIPEVMGKNGSPGPLGVPTSDENLVGDLLVTTFEHGKITFDPKTGVVEVTVNGTVVPSGL, encoded by the coding sequence TTGCGTACCAAGAACTGGTCACCGGCGGTCGCCGGCTTGGCCACGATCGCGCTGATAACCGTGGGGTGCAGCAATGACCGGAGCGTCGATGCGTCGATGCCGCCGCAGATCGGTTTGATTGCCACCTCCGAGGTGCCGGCACCACCGCCCGAGGTGAAGTTGATCGGGGAGCGGGACGTCGAGGTCACGCTCACCGGCCCCATCGCCGCGAAGTACTCAACGGCAACGGAGGCTCAGAGACGGGCGCTCGGCAAGCCGCTGACCGGTAGCCACAACGCGGGAACCCGCGAAAGCGGCGTGGTGTTCCAGCAGTTCCAAGGCGGCGTGATCGTCGCCAAGAATTACCAGCCGGGCACACCTGCCTACATCACCTGGGGAAAGATCCGGGAGGCCTGGAATGTCGAACGCGATCCGGATGGCATTCCGGAGGTGATGGGCAAGAACGGCTCGCCGGGGCCGCTGGGTGTGCCGACCAGCGATGAGAACCTCGTCGGCGATCTGCTGGTGACGACGTTCGAGCACGGCAAGATCACGTTCGATCCCAAGACTGGCGTGGTCGAGGTAACGGTCAACGGCACCGTCGTACCATCAGGCCTGTAA
- a CDS encoding type II toxin-antitoxin system PemK/MazF family toxin, protein MRGEVFRLKSARGSRGHEQSGSRYAVVVQSDQLPLSTWLVAPTSTSARAASFRPEIEVGGVKTRVLAEQTAAVDPGRLGKSVGLLSLDELRRVDAALRVVLELLAL, encoded by the coding sequence GTGCGTGGTGAGGTCTTTCGGTTGAAGTCCGCGAGGGGGAGTCGCGGTCATGAGCAGTCCGGTTCCCGATACGCGGTAGTCGTCCAGTCAGATCAACTACCGCTGTCGACCTGGCTGGTTGCGCCGACATCCACGTCGGCTCGCGCTGCCAGCTTCCGACCCGAGATCGAAGTCGGCGGCGTCAAGACCCGAGTGCTTGCTGAGCAGACCGCAGCGGTCGACCCGGGCCGGCTCGGCAAGAGCGTTGGGTTACTAAGCTTGGACGAATTGCGCCGCGTTGATGCGGCCCTGCGTGTCGTGCTGGAGCTATTAGCGCTTTGA
- a CDS encoding TetR/AcrR family transcriptional regulator — MSGSMGTPVVVERPTLRRGRPRDDRLDAVIVSAAVAEVGAKGWGGATIDGIAARAGVGRGTIYRRWPSKTDLFQYAATAVMRPVEASDSGSFVEDLFAAVLPIADMLTRPELAALLPSLLAEAANDPSIRQTLRTFVAQSRQQAIEAVERARIRGDIVASTDAETLVDMLAGALVYRRLLLGEATDAAAVRALVRQAVQSCATPTSTEEDS, encoded by the coding sequence ATGTCGGGAAGCATGGGGACGCCGGTGGTGGTCGAGCGGCCAACTCTTCGGCGGGGCCGGCCCCGTGACGACCGACTGGACGCGGTGATTGTGAGTGCGGCGGTCGCCGAGGTGGGTGCCAAAGGATGGGGCGGCGCGACCATCGACGGGATCGCTGCCCGCGCGGGCGTCGGTCGGGGCACGATCTATCGGCGCTGGCCGAGTAAGACTGATCTGTTTCAGTACGCCGCTACCGCGGTCATGCGTCCCGTCGAGGCGTCGGACTCCGGCTCGTTCGTCGAGGATCTGTTCGCGGCTGTGCTGCCGATCGCCGACATGCTGACTCGACCCGAACTGGCGGCGTTGCTGCCGTCGCTTCTGGCCGAGGCCGCCAATGACCCTTCGATTCGGCAGACTCTGCGCACCTTCGTTGCGCAATCACGGCAGCAGGCCATCGAAGCGGTCGAACGCGCACGCATACGCGGCGACATCGTGGCATCGACAGACGCCGAAACCCTTGTGGACATGCTTGCCGGGGCTCTGGTGTACCGCCGGTTGCTGCTCGGTGAAGCGACTGACGCGGCCGCAGTGCGTGCCTTGGTTCGCCAAGCAGTTCAGTCCTGCGCCACGCCGACATCCACCGAGGAGGATTCATGA
- a CDS encoding cytochrome P450, translating to MTRILDVDLTDPQLYISGFPHDVFTELRARGPVHFHPPVEGRLGITPIPFWSIVAHGEIQQANRDWKTFASTDGPMLAPNPLISAGRSLITLDPPDHVEMRRIISSEFTPRMIGALEQRLTDRTARILRAAAGRTCDFVRDIAYQVPMHLIADIIGIPEDDRAWVFERTDHLLQAGNPYGEYSEDDRLALQVEVFEYAQRITADKRANPADDVWTKLAEQLDGFELEMFFLLLSIAGSETTRNALTMGLIALLDHPDQLAELRANRELSQTAADEILRWSSPVLIFGRTATRDVTIGGQDLKAGDRVVFWHPSGNRDETVFDDPFRFDIHRSPNPHIAFGGGGVHYCLGANLAHKEIRVVLESIVTGYDIELAGPPVWTGPGPVHNVGIGIDSLPVRVTARN from the coding sequence ATGACTCGAATTCTCGATGTCGACCTCACCGACCCGCAGCTCTACATAAGTGGCTTCCCGCACGACGTCTTCACCGAACTGCGCGCACGGGGTCCTGTGCACTTTCATCCGCCCGTTGAGGGGCGCTTGGGCATCACCCCGATCCCGTTCTGGTCGATCGTGGCGCACGGCGAAATCCAACAGGCCAACCGTGATTGGAAGACGTTTGCTTCGACCGACGGTCCGATGCTGGCGCCGAATCCACTGATCTCGGCCGGGCGCTCACTGATCACGCTGGATCCTCCCGATCACGTCGAGATGCGTCGGATCATCTCCTCAGAGTTCACCCCGCGCATGATCGGCGCACTCGAGCAGCGCCTCACCGATCGCACTGCGCGCATCCTCAGAGCCGCAGCCGGACGCACCTGCGATTTCGTGAGAGATATCGCCTACCAAGTGCCGATGCATCTGATCGCCGACATCATCGGCATCCCCGAGGACGACCGGGCATGGGTGTTCGAACGCACTGATCACCTTCTCCAAGCCGGTAACCCGTACGGCGAGTACTCCGAAGACGACCGTCTCGCGCTGCAGGTGGAAGTGTTCGAATACGCCCAACGCATCACCGCCGACAAGCGAGCGAATCCAGCCGATGACGTGTGGACAAAGCTCGCGGAGCAACTCGATGGTTTCGAGCTCGAGATGTTCTTCCTCCTCTTGTCCATCGCCGGCAGTGAGACCACACGGAACGCGTTGACGATGGGGCTCATTGCGCTGCTCGACCACCCAGACCAGCTAGCCGAACTGCGTGCCAACCGAGAGCTCTCGCAGACTGCAGCAGACGAAATCCTGCGCTGGTCGAGCCCCGTGCTGATATTCGGGCGCACGGCCACCAGAGATGTCACCATCGGCGGACAGGACCTCAAAGCCGGTGACCGCGTAGTGTTCTGGCATCCGTCAGGCAACCGGGATGAAACTGTCTTCGACGATCCGTTCCGGTTCGACATCCATCGCTCCCCCAATCCGCACATCGCCTTCGGCGGCGGTGGCGTGCACTACTGCCTGGGCGCCAATCTCGCCCACAAAGAAATACGGGTGGTGCTGGAGTCCATCGTGACCGGCTACGATATCGAGCTCGCTGGACCGCCGGTGTGGACCGGACCCGGCCCGGTGCACAATGTCGGCATCGGAATCGACTCCCTTCCCGTGCGCGTCACCGCGCGCAACTGA
- a CDS encoding VOC family protein, protein MASPARGKVTWFELASSDVARAAEFYGELFGWEFNGDVDIYLAASPVEGGIAGGIIPATPDVGSYATFGVEVDDVDDTYARALDKGATSVVAPTDNPGGVRSAYLRDADGSLFAIYRFGASSS, encoded by the coding sequence ATGGCAAGTCCGGCTCGCGGCAAGGTGACATGGTTCGAATTGGCGAGCAGCGATGTTGCCCGCGCGGCCGAGTTCTACGGCGAATTGTTCGGCTGGGAGTTCAACGGTGACGTCGACATCTACCTTGCGGCATCACCGGTTGAGGGCGGAATCGCTGGCGGCATCATTCCCGCCACGCCCGACGTGGGCAGCTACGCGACGTTCGGGGTCGAGGTCGACGATGTCGACGACACCTACGCGCGGGCGCTGGACAAGGGCGCCACCTCGGTCGTCGCGCCAACGGACAACCCGGGTGGCGTGCGCAGCGCCTACCTCCGCGACGCCGACGGGTCGCTGTTCGCCATCTACCGGTTCGGTGCGTCGTCGAGTTGA
- a CDS encoding MarR family winged helix-turn-helix transcriptional regulator has translation MVKSSADGGPVVDPFMAAVRHLGAALDRYDEAASRALGIGRSDLRALNLLEHGPLTAGEIGDRLDLTSGSVTALINRLQTGGMVRRVKDGNDRRVVRVQLEDAVYASFARIYAPCGRAVASVSATLPPAMRDAAVQAVVDAATAIERTRDALTDGAYELR, from the coding sequence ATGGTCAAGAGTTCTGCCGATGGCGGCCCAGTCGTCGATCCGTTCATGGCCGCAGTGCGCCACCTCGGCGCCGCTCTCGATCGCTACGACGAGGCGGCGAGTCGCGCGCTCGGCATCGGCCGCTCGGATCTGCGAGCGCTCAACCTCCTCGAACATGGTCCGCTGACCGCAGGTGAGATCGGCGACCGACTCGACCTGACCTCCGGTTCCGTGACCGCGCTGATCAACCGCTTGCAAACAGGCGGAATGGTGCGGCGCGTAAAGGACGGCAATGACCGGCGAGTGGTCCGGGTGCAACTAGAGGACGCGGTGTACGCGTCATTCGCCCGTATCTATGCGCCCTGCGGACGCGCAGTGGCATCGGTGTCGGCGACGTTACCGCCTGCGATGCGCGACGCGGCAGTCCAGGCTGTCGTGGACGCCGCGACCGCCATCGAACGCACCCGCGACGCGCTCACGGACGGCGCGTACGAGTTGCGCTGA
- a CDS encoding PPOX class F420-dependent oxidoreductase, protein MKLDDDARALIGDGADATLVTLNPDGSPQVSVVWIALQSTPDGDELVSAHLAEYQKTRNIRRDPRVAVTILSKQAHPGVPTPYLSVTGEARIVDGGAPELLTDLAEVMLGSSEHFPPPDSPPGLLTRIRIVKARIL, encoded by the coding sequence ATGAAACTCGACGATGACGCCCGCGCCCTCATCGGCGACGGCGCCGATGCCACACTGGTCACGCTCAACCCCGACGGCAGCCCCCAGGTGTCGGTCGTTTGGATAGCGCTGCAGTCCACGCCTGACGGGGACGAACTGGTCAGCGCGCACCTGGCCGAATACCAGAAGACGCGCAATATCCGACGCGACCCGCGCGTGGCGGTGACGATCCTGTCCAAGCAAGCACACCCCGGCGTTCCGACCCCATATCTGAGCGTGACCGGCGAGGCGCGCATCGTCGACGGCGGCGCTCCGGAACTCTTGACCGATCTCGCCGAAGTCATGCTCGGATCCAGTGAACACTTCCCACCACCGGATTCACCGCCAGGACTGTTGACGAGAATCCGTATTGTCAAGGCCCGCATCCTCTGA
- a CDS encoding baeRF3 domain-containing protein encodes MTTPLNADTVTVLQSMRAYPSISLLASTAPGRLLDKADATRLLKLAAEADARLRDEAIDDRGPLLDMLSDMISRAVHEPTDRAVAFFVSRSHQCRVTLPVPVVDRCVIDPTFATRDLVRSLQHSPRHTVLLLSLDEARLLHGHGTVLSPAPGNAFPAHRRTYGRSGGRDAERYHDFLRRVDRALGAALRLNPMPLIVVAAEPTGSKFRRLSRNMSRLAGLVPGDHLKTPTDALSDLVRPVLDEYLRSRAAEALELIDRRAGEDRVLRDVDTAWMAARWERPEMLAVEEDFFYPARLAPDGDNLIPADDVDHPDVIDDVVDELIEIVLSRGGWIALLPPGHLPEGTHLALTLRRR; translated from the coding sequence GTGACCACTCCGCTGAACGCCGACACGGTGACCGTCCTGCAGTCGATGCGGGCCTACCCCAGTATCTCGCTGCTCGCGAGCACTGCCCCCGGGCGATTACTGGACAAAGCCGATGCGACAAGGCTTCTCAAACTGGCCGCCGAGGCGGATGCACGGCTTCGCGACGAGGCGATCGATGATCGCGGCCCACTGTTGGACATGCTCTCGGACATGATCTCCCGCGCCGTCCACGAGCCGACCGACCGCGCGGTGGCCTTCTTCGTCAGCCGATCGCACCAATGCCGGGTCACCCTCCCGGTCCCCGTTGTCGATCGGTGCGTGATCGATCCGACTTTCGCGACCCGTGACCTGGTCCGCAGCCTTCAGCATTCCCCACGACACACCGTGTTGCTGCTGTCGTTGGACGAGGCGCGGCTTCTGCACGGCCACGGGACGGTGCTGTCACCCGCGCCGGGGAACGCTTTTCCTGCCCACCGTCGCACCTACGGCAGAAGCGGCGGCCGGGATGCGGAGCGCTACCACGACTTCCTGCGTCGGGTCGATCGAGCCCTCGGCGCTGCGCTTCGGCTCAACCCCATGCCCCTGATCGTCGTAGCCGCTGAGCCCACCGGGTCGAAGTTCCGCCGGCTGTCTCGCAACATGTCCCGCCTGGCGGGCCTGGTCCCCGGCGACCATCTCAAGACGCCGACCGATGCGCTCAGCGATTTGGTGCGGCCAGTGCTCGACGAGTATCTGCGCTCACGGGCCGCCGAGGCCCTTGAGCTGATCGACCGGCGCGCCGGCGAGGACCGCGTGTTGCGTGACGTCGACACCGCGTGGATGGCGGCGCGCTGGGAGAGACCCGAGATGCTTGCGGTCGAGGAGGATTTCTTCTACCCGGCGCGGCTGGCGCCCGACGGTGACAACCTGATACCGGCCGATGACGTCGACCATCCCGATGTCATCGACGACGTCGTCGACGAACTGATCGAGATCGTTCTCAGCCGCGGCGGCTGGATCGCGCTGCTCCCGCCCGGGCATCTGCCCGAGGGCACACACCTGGCGCTGACCCTGCGTCGACGGTGA
- a CDS encoding cutinase family protein has protein sequence MAQIFLAAIVMALMAVAQGAPSASAQPCPDIGVAFARGTSEPAGVGAVGQAFVDSVRAQAFPRTVGVHGVNYPASSDFFSPGFTQNVATGARDVLDHVRGVVSVCPQTQMIVGGYSQGAMVSAFATSDVFPAGLPPGAAPTPLPPEIADHVAAVVLFGRPNGPALVKYGVPALGASPTYAAKLLELCAPGDSVCAGDPAVPADSAAHGQYAVNGMVGSAAAFAVSRIPAALPPPPPLP, from the coding sequence GTGGCCCAGATTTTCCTGGCGGCCATCGTCATGGCGCTGATGGCCGTCGCCCAGGGGGCTCCGAGCGCATCCGCGCAGCCGTGCCCGGACATCGGTGTGGCGTTTGCGCGCGGGACCTCGGAGCCTGCGGGCGTCGGCGCCGTCGGTCAGGCATTCGTCGACTCCGTGCGGGCCCAGGCGTTTCCGCGCACCGTCGGGGTGCACGGCGTGAACTATCCCGCCAGCAGCGACTTCTTCAGCCCGGGGTTCACCCAGAACGTGGCCACCGGCGCCCGCGATGTTCTCGACCACGTCCGCGGCGTGGTCTCCGTGTGCCCGCAGACCCAGATGATCGTCGGCGGATACTCACAGGGCGCCATGGTCAGCGCGTTCGCGACCTCCGACGTGTTTCCTGCCGGTCTCCCGCCTGGGGCCGCGCCGACCCCGTTGCCGCCGGAGATTGCCGACCATGTCGCCGCCGTCGTCCTGTTCGGCAGGCCCAACGGGCCCGCCCTGGTCAAGTATGGCGTCCCGGCACTCGGCGCCAGTCCCACATACGCCGCCAAGCTCCTCGAGCTGTGCGCCCCCGGCGATTCGGTGTGCGCCGGCGACCCAGCCGTCCCTGCTGATTCGGCCGCACATGGCCAGTACGCGGTCAACGGAATGGTCGGCAGCGCCGCCGCATTCGCCGTCAGCCGCATTCCGGCCGCTCTGCCGCCCCCACCACCTCTCCCCTGA
- a CDS encoding SDR family NAD(P)-dependent oxidoreductase yields the protein MTFADKYGPWALVAGASEGVGAAFAAELAARGLNVVLLARRQHALDEVADAVESRSNAQTRTLVVDLSEGSAAEKIAAATADLDIGLLVYCAGSDTEIVPFLDNELSSAEGMLQRNCLAPMQLTHHFGRSMVERGRGGIMLLSSGAAFVGAPSMAVYGATKAFDVIFMEGLWSELRDHGVDALGVVLGTTDTPALRRVRQSRGLAGPDEPVRGATSPQEVVTAALDDLGKTPTCMAGRQIRWGSRILSPIPRRLQVRLMAFMSRREMGDGHDT from the coding sequence ATGACATTTGCCGACAAGTACGGCCCCTGGGCTCTGGTCGCCGGCGCCTCCGAGGGGGTCGGTGCCGCCTTCGCCGCTGAGCTGGCTGCCCGCGGACTCAACGTTGTCTTGCTCGCCCGACGACAGCACGCCCTCGACGAGGTCGCCGACGCGGTCGAATCCCGGTCGAACGCCCAGACGCGGACATTGGTCGTCGACCTGTCCGAGGGCAGCGCAGCTGAGAAGATTGCCGCCGCGACAGCTGATCTCGATATCGGCCTGCTCGTGTACTGCGCGGGGTCAGACACCGAAATAGTGCCCTTCCTGGACAACGAGCTCAGTTCTGCTGAAGGGATGCTGCAGCGAAACTGCTTGGCCCCGATGCAACTGACCCACCATTTCGGGCGGTCGATGGTGGAGCGCGGCCGCGGCGGGATCATGCTGCTGAGCTCTGGTGCGGCATTTGTCGGGGCCCCGAGCATGGCCGTCTACGGCGCGACAAAAGCCTTCGACGTGATCTTCATGGAGGGCCTGTGGTCCGAACTCAGAGACCACGGCGTGGACGCACTGGGTGTGGTTCTCGGCACCACCGACACGCCCGCCTTGCGACGAGTACGCCAGTCTCGCGGCCTGGCGGGGCCCGATGAGCCCGTGCGCGGAGCAACCAGCCCGCAGGAGGTGGTGACTGCCGCCCTCGATGACCTGGGCAAGACACCTACGTGTATGGCCGGACGGCAGATCCGATGGGGTTCGCGAATCCTCAGCCCGATACCGCGACGCCTCCAAGTTCGCCTGATGGCGTTCATGAGCCGCCGCGAGATGGGAGACGGTCATGACACGTGA
- a CDS encoding nuclear transport factor 2 family protein — MTREFRNLSDNEEPTVKSIMDDHYEITELLVRYATGIDSRDRQLFRTCFTDDAHFDYGYLGTFENPDKLTEYMRRSHSGPSMHRLSNFATVVDNDHATARTYVDAVVMGPRGFGVTNAFGWYDDELRRTPAGWKITFRRTQLHGIKLPGPLALIPPAFANRLAGLGTRLSRR, encoded by the coding sequence ATGACACGTGAATTCCGGAACCTCTCCGACAACGAAGAGCCGACGGTGAAGAGCATCATGGACGACCATTACGAGATCACCGAACTGCTCGTGCGGTACGCGACCGGTATCGACAGCCGCGACCGGCAACTGTTCCGCACCTGTTTCACCGACGACGCTCACTTCGACTACGGGTATCTGGGCACGTTCGAGAACCCCGACAAGCTCACCGAATACATGCGCAGATCCCACAGCGGTCCATCGATGCACCGGCTATCGAACTTCGCCACGGTAGTCGACAACGACCACGCCACCGCGCGAACCTACGTCGACGCCGTCGTCATGGGACCAAGAGGTTTCGGTGTCACCAACGCCTTCGGCTGGTACGACGACGAACTACGGCGCACACCGGCCGGCTGGAAAATCACATTCCGCCGAACCCAGCTACACGGAATCAAACTCCCCGGTCCCCTTGCGCTGATACCCCCGGCGTTCGCCAACCGGCTGGCCGGTCTGGGCACGCGGCTGAGTCGGAGATGA
- a CDS encoding SDR family oxidoreductase — protein sequence MSNLAVVTGGTGGMGLAVARALGRDGPVLICDLDQKRLDTARAELRDAGVNCSTTVCDVSDPQSVRRLTEHACSIGDVTSVVHTAGVSPSMGSAELILRINAMGTVLLNQAFLEIAHDRMALVNVASTAGHQLPKLLRPTSRYRRAFEDTESLNAELLSICKRFPRQRRPQIAYVLSKNFVIWFSAAMAARFGAKGARVMSVSPGSFDTTMGRLEESRGAAAMAEVGALKRFGRPEEIAELLAFCAGAKPGFLTGSDIICDGGSTAAMSVSTMIDMARRH from the coding sequence ATGTCCAACCTGGCGGTGGTGACCGGCGGCACCGGGGGGATGGGGTTGGCGGTTGCCCGCGCCCTTGGTCGCGACGGCCCGGTCCTCATTTGCGACCTCGACCAGAAACGACTCGATACCGCGCGCGCCGAACTCCGCGACGCCGGAGTGAACTGCAGCACCACAGTGTGCGATGTCAGCGATCCACAGTCCGTACGTCGCCTCACCGAGCATGCGTGCAGCATCGGCGATGTCACGTCGGTGGTGCACACCGCTGGAGTCAGCCCGAGTATGGGCTCAGCCGAGCTGATCCTGCGCATCAATGCAATGGGCACGGTACTGCTCAACCAGGCCTTCCTGGAGATTGCCCACGACCGAATGGCCCTGGTCAATGTTGCCTCCACTGCCGGGCACCAGCTTCCGAAGCTCCTCCGGCCGACATCGCGATACCGGCGGGCGTTCGAGGATACCGAGAGCCTCAACGCAGAGCTACTGTCGATCTGCAAACGCTTTCCACGTCAGCGCCGCCCACAGATCGCCTACGTATTGAGCAAGAACTTCGTGATCTGGTTCAGCGCAGCCATGGCCGCCCGATTCGGCGCCAAAGGTGCGCGCGTAATGTCGGTGTCTCCAGGTTCCTTCGACACGACGATGGGACGGCTGGAAGAGTCCCGCGGCGCCGCAGCGATGGCCGAAGTCGGCGCGCTGAAACGCTTCGGCCGCCCAGAGGAGATCGCGGAACTGCTGGCCTTCTGCGCCGGCGCCAAGCCCGGCTTCCTGACCGGCAGCGATATCATCTGCGATGGCGGCTCGACCGCAGCGATGTCCGTGTCGACGATGATCGACATGGCACGTCGGCACTGA